Proteins encoded together in one Bacillus carboniphilus window:
- a CDS encoding GNAT family N-acetyltransferase, with the protein MKQLKIRRPEQEDIPELHHFFRTVVTDTFMKEGIGDLKDDMEEEIQTKMNYLESDLKSNGKERFFLLAVLEEQIVGTIEYGPASNLIITCTNHALKDLNEVGTVFVHPEFQRMGIGNALLRGLSEVLLKNEIQEICLDSGYRRAQQIWIKKYGNPDYFLKDYWGEGFDHMIWRVKTTELSSKRASL; encoded by the coding sequence ATGAAACAATTAAAAATTAGAAGACCGGAGCAAGAAGACATCCCCGAACTCCACCATTTTTTCAGAACCGTCGTTACCGATACGTTTATGAAAGAAGGAATCGGGGATTTGAAGGATGATATGGAAGAGGAAATTCAGACGAAAATGAATTATTTAGAAAGTGATTTAAAAAGTAATGGTAAGGAGAGATTCTTTTTACTAGCCGTGTTGGAGGAACAAATTGTAGGCACGATAGAATATGGGCCAGCGAGTAACCTAATAATCACATGTACGAATCATGCATTGAAGGATTTGAATGAGGTTGGAACGGTATTTGTTCATCCTGAATTTCAAAGAATGGGTATCGGGAATGCTTTATTAAGGGGTTTATCGGAGGTCTTGTTGAAGAACGAAATACAAGAAATATGTTTAGACAGCGGTTATAGGAGAGCTCAACAAATATGGATAAAAAAGTATGGAAATCCGGATTATTTCCTAAAAGATTACTGGGGTGAAGGGTTCGACCATATGATTTGGCGAGTAAAAACAACGGAACTATCGAGTAAAAGAGCGAGTTTATAG
- a CDS encoding S66 peptidase family protein, producing the protein MMKYPFLKKQATIGTTAPSSGVDEHLHDVLKRACHQMENRGYKVICGETVWTQSKAKSAPATKRAAELQTMLQDPSINLIIPPWGGELLIEVLEHLDFDCFPEKWILGYSDTSGILLATTIMTGIATAHGTNLVDLSGETMDETTAMWEKVLATQAGGSVTQYSSEKYQKEWQFENPSPCVFHLTEPTEWKTVTGEPVKMEGRLLGGCVDVIHHFVGTPFGDVKGFRQKYINNEKVLWYFENCDLSTTDLRRSLVQMKLAGWFEGCSGILFGRSAGNHPVDDYVVEDVYQELYQELKVPIVYDVDCGHVPPQMTFINGAYAEVEAEDGKGKVVQHFKG; encoded by the coding sequence ATAATGAAATACCCATTTCTAAAAAAACAAGCAACCATCGGAACAACAGCTCCATCATCAGGTGTGGATGAACACCTACATGATGTTTTAAAAAGAGCTTGCCATCAAATGGAGAATCGGGGATACAAGGTAATTTGCGGTGAGACGGTGTGGACACAGTCTAAAGCGAAGTCTGCTCCGGCTACAAAACGCGCAGCTGAGCTACAGACTATGTTACAAGATCCTAGCATCAATCTGATTATTCCTCCTTGGGGTGGTGAGCTTTTAATCGAGGTATTAGAGCATCTTGATTTTGATTGTTTTCCAGAGAAGTGGATTCTAGGATATTCAGATACAAGTGGGATTCTTTTAGCAACAACTATTATGACAGGAATTGCCACCGCACACGGAACGAACCTGGTGGATTTAAGCGGGGAAACCATGGACGAAACAACGGCAATGTGGGAAAAAGTTTTGGCCACTCAAGCAGGAGGTTCCGTTACACAATATTCCTCAGAAAAATACCAAAAGGAATGGCAATTCGAAAACCCTTCCCCTTGTGTGTTTCATCTAACGGAACCTACAGAATGGAAAACTGTTACAGGTGAACCCGTTAAAATGGAAGGGCGTTTATTAGGTGGGTGTGTAGACGTTATTCATCATTTTGTCGGAACACCATTTGGTGATGTAAAAGGCTTTAGACAGAAGTATATAAACAATGAAAAAGTGCTATGGTACTTCGAGAACTGTGATTTATCCACGACGGACTTACGAAGATCACTTGTTCAAATGAAGCTAGCAGGATGGTTTGAAGGTTGCTCTGGTATATTGTTTGGTCGGAGTGCAGGGAATCATCCAGTAGACGATTATGTGGTGGAAGACGTTTATCAGGAACTTTACCAGGAACTCAAAGTTCCCATTGTATATGATGTCGATTGTGGACATGTCCCACCTCAAATGACGTTTATCAATGGTGCTTATGCTGAAGTCGAAGCAGAGGATGGTAAAGGGAAAGTCGTTCAGCATTTCAAGGGCTAG
- a CDS encoding histidine phosphatase family protein — MLTNLYFVRHAHSTYTPDELNRPLSEKGLEDAERVTMLLSQEKIDLVLSSPYKRAIQTVEGTSSLIDSEIIQVDDFRERLLSIEPVPDFSAAIQKVWEDETFAWSGGESNQEAQSRGVQATLKVLEAYSGKNMAIGTHGNIMVLIMKHFDAQYDFKFWQELDMPDIYRMTFEGTELVGVKRIWSR; from the coding sequence ATGCTAACTAACCTATACTTCGTTCGACATGCTCACTCAACCTACACACCCGATGAATTAAATAGACCTCTTTCAGAAAAGGGCTTGGAGGATGCAGAAAGAGTTACCATGCTATTATCTCAAGAAAAAATAGATCTTGTTTTATCTAGCCCTTATAAAAGAGCGATCCAAACAGTGGAAGGCACTTCGAGTTTAATAGATTCTGAAATTATACAAGTAGATGATTTCAGAGAACGACTCTTATCCATTGAACCCGTTCCAGACTTTTCTGCGGCTATACAAAAAGTATGGGAGGATGAAACCTTCGCATGGAGCGGGGGAGAATCGAATCAAGAGGCACAGTCAAGAGGAGTCCAAGCGACCTTGAAAGTGTTAGAGGCTTACAGTGGGAAAAATATGGCTATTGGTACGCATGGGAACATCATGGTTCTCATCATGAAACATTTTGATGCGCAGTACGATTTTAAGTTTTGGCAAGAACTCGATATGCCGGATATTTATCGGATGACATTTGAAGGCACGGAGTTAGTCGGGGTAAAGAGAATTTGGAGTAGGTAA
- a CDS encoding VanW family protein has product MLQKPKKRTTLRVTLGKWFYTWKRYLEWIFSGKKYAKTQVTERLDHVIFSHQTPLYRKLKDVDMWLQHNKVKNLEIAIQTLNGLLLKPGETFSYWKRIGRTTKAKGYVPGMVLYYGKYTTGIGGGLCQLSNLIYWMTLHTPLQVTERYRHSYDVFPDSKRTQPFGSGATCSYNYIDLQFVNNTDKTFQLALWLEDGFLKGEWRANEPLLHTYEVYEKSHWISMEYWGGYARHNEIYRKKLNQHNVLVDDEFITENHAIMMYEPLLEESKESSGG; this is encoded by the coding sequence ATGCTTCAGAAACCAAAGAAGCGAACAACTTTAAGAGTGACTTTGGGGAAATGGTTTTATACATGGAAAAGGTATCTAGAATGGATTTTCTCAGGAAAGAAATATGCGAAAACACAAGTGACAGAAAGGCTGGATCACGTTATTTTTTCACACCAAACACCTTTGTACCGCAAACTAAAAGATGTGGATATGTGGCTTCAACATAACAAGGTGAAAAACTTAGAGATTGCGATTCAAACGTTAAATGGCCTTTTGTTAAAGCCTGGTGAGACCTTCTCTTATTGGAAGCGGATTGGGAGAACAACGAAAGCCAAAGGGTATGTCCCCGGAATGGTTCTTTACTATGGGAAATATACAACAGGAATTGGTGGAGGTTTATGTCAACTATCGAACTTAATTTACTGGATGACTTTACATACGCCACTTCAAGTTACAGAACGGTATCGTCATAGTTATGATGTATTTCCGGACTCCAAAAGAACGCAACCATTTGGAAGCGGTGCCACCTGTTCCTATAACTATATTGATCTTCAATTTGTAAATAACACCGACAAAACGTTTCAATTAGCCCTTTGGCTGGAAGACGGCTTTTTAAAAGGAGAGTGGCGTGCCAATGAACCATTACTTCACACCTATGAAGTGTATGAAAAATCCCACTGGATTTCGATGGAGTATTGGGGAGGATACGCTCGCCATAATGAAATTTACAGGAAGAAACTGAATCAACACAATGTATTAGTAGACGATGAATTTATTACGGAAAACCATGCCATCATGATGTATGAACCTCTACTAGAAGAAAGTAAAGAATCTTCGGGAGGATAA
- a CDS encoding N-acetylmuramoyl-L-alanine amidase → MAVPELIIDPGHGGRDPGGGSNEYWLEKDMVLDISLYQYKRFQELGVPVALTRNSDVYLGPDERTRIVRESGAKYCISNHINAGGGDGVETIHSIYVDGTLARALAMGIVNEGQNLRRVFSRSLPSDSSKDYYYMHRETGSVDTTIIEYGFADSSRDDVEQLRNNWRDYAEGVVKAYCEYMGHAYTPPGEEDTMKYRLVTGTFPNAIKFAEALQKVRSEFSWVIYEKADSTNFNPRYRIVTGTFTGRASAERAAEQLKQKFGWVVYIQEA, encoded by the coding sequence ATGGCGGTACCAGAATTAATTATAGACCCTGGTCACGGGGGAAGAGATCCGGGTGGAGGGTCCAACGAATACTGGTTGGAAAAGGATATGGTATTAGATATCTCGCTTTATCAGTATAAGAGATTTCAAGAATTAGGGGTGCCAGTTGCTTTAACCCGAAACTCCGATGTATATCTGGGTCCCGATGAACGAACCAGAATTGTTCGAGAAAGTGGAGCCAAGTATTGTATTTCCAATCATATCAATGCCGGCGGTGGGGATGGCGTAGAAACCATCCATTCTATATATGTAGACGGAACTTTAGCAAGAGCGTTGGCCATGGGAATCGTCAACGAAGGACAAAACCTAAGAAGAGTATTTTCTCGTTCTCTGCCATCTGATAGTTCAAAAGATTACTATTACATGCACAGAGAAACAGGTTCTGTAGATACGACGATTATTGAATATGGCTTTGCCGATTCTAGTCGAGATGATGTTGAGCAACTCCGGAATAATTGGAGAGATTATGCTGAAGGGGTTGTGAAGGCCTATTGTGAGTATATGGGCCATGCCTACACGCCACCAGGTGAGGAGGATACGATGAAATATCGATTAGTGACCGGAACATTCCCAAACGCAATCAAATTTGCCGAAGCTTTACAAAAAGTCCGTTCTGAATTCAGTTGGGTCATCTATGAAAAAGCGGACTCTACGAACTTTAACCCTAGATATCGAATAGTGACGGGAACCTTTACGGGAAGAGCGTCTGCTGAGCGTGCAGCAGAACAGCTAAAACAGAAATTTGGTTGGGTTGTTTATATTCAGGAAGCTTAG
- a CDS encoding serine protease: MDRQDQEKENQESQEELEKQEEPKFGYPDPEDIDENYVPTWEDFRPNEEDKLIREKMNKRTSFIQKVVGFSVAFALLVSLIQIWPALFNMNSISFLQESKELSKQEEIQAYKEAVVLIQDGHSKGTGFVITENGLIVTNRHVVDGMFPITVTFPHGERFIAELIYTDPDVDLAFIKVEGEALPSLPLADTNEWDIQDDIYVIGNPQMYTQIAIDGTIMEGSDSQEDMRLDAPIFSGNSGSPVILDGKVVGVVYAKSTTDMSGVAVPIEQVLKRLPDEFR; the protein is encoded by the coding sequence ATGGATCGACAAGACCAAGAGAAAGAAAACCAAGAATCTCAGGAAGAGTTAGAGAAACAAGAGGAACCAAAATTCGGGTACCCGGACCCAGAAGATATAGATGAAAATTATGTACCAACGTGGGAAGACTTCCGTCCCAATGAGGAAGACAAGCTCATAAGAGAAAAAATGAATAAGCGAACCAGTTTTATTCAAAAGGTAGTCGGATTCAGTGTGGCCTTTGCCCTCCTTGTCAGCCTTATTCAAATTTGGCCTGCCCTGTTTAATATGAACTCCATCAGTTTTTTACAAGAGTCAAAGGAGCTTTCAAAGCAAGAGGAAATCCAGGCTTATAAAGAAGCTGTTGTGTTAATTCAAGATGGGCACTCCAAAGGTACTGGGTTTGTGATAACAGAAAACGGACTCATTGTAACCAATCGCCATGTAGTAGATGGAATGTTTCCGATTACGGTTACCTTTCCTCATGGAGAACGATTTATTGCCGAACTTATTTATACAGACCCTGATGTAGATTTAGCTTTTATTAAAGTTGAAGGAGAAGCACTCCCTTCTCTCCCCTTGGCTGATACAAACGAATGGGACATTCAAGATGATATTTATGTAATAGGAAATCCCCAAATGTATACACAAATCGCCATTGATGGCACCATTATGGAAGGTTCTGACTCGCAAGAAGATATGAGATTAGATGCTCCCATTTTTAGTGGGAACAGCGGCAGTCCTGTTATTTTAGATGGTAAAGTGGTGGGTGTTGTTTATGCAAAGTCAACGACTGATATGAGTGGCGTTGCGGTGCCGATTGAACAAGTGTTGAAGCGATTACCGGACGAATTTAGATGA